AGCCTTATAGTGCGTAATTGTAAAAGGTTGGTACATATGTAAATTGGCAACAATACCAAAATCAGCCAGTTCAACAGGAGGAAATGCTCCCCATAACCTACCATCACAATGAATAGGTCGAGTTTCATTTACTTTACGAATTTCTTCAATTAATTTACCGACCACCTTTTTATGTTTTTCAGCAGACACATTACCTGGTTCATTAAAAAGATTAAAACTCAATTCATTGGAGGGAATATCCTTATACCTTTCCGCAAAAATACGCCAGTGATAAGCACATAGATTTAACGCCTCTTCCTCCTCCCATAAATTTAATTTTTCCTCTGGTTTTGCTACAGTCCACCCTGGCGCCCGATGAAAATTTAAACATACATGAATCCCATAGTTCTTACCAAATTCTATCGCTTTATCTATCCCCTGCAATACTTCCTCTTTAATATTATAGGGAGAATTCTCCTCTGTCCAACAACGATAATCCATAGGCAAACGAACAAAGTTAAAACCCAATTTATGTATTGCTAAAAACTCTTCCTCCTTAAATGGCGTCATTCCATGAACCATAAAATAATTTAACAAATTAAAACCGTGATATTTACCCCATTGACCTGAGATAGATTTATTCGATACCAACAAATCTTTTTTTTCTACATCCCCACTTCTTTCCGCAAATAACAGGTTTCTCGTCCCTATCAAAAAAGTAGGGAAACACACAGATATACTCTTTAAAAATGTTCTTCTATTCACTTTTATACCCATTAAAAAATGGCTTGTAGAAAATTTTCTCTACAAGCCATATAATAATATTACCTTAAAAAAACTACTCTTTTTCAGGTTCTTTACCCGTTAAACCAGAAAAGAAACCTGTCAATATTTTGGTAACTAATCCTGTGAAATATTCCACAACTTTTACAATAATTTGTTTTAATAATAAATTAAAATCCATAATTTTACCCTCCTATGGTTTATTTTTATGAACTACTTGAAACACCAAACAAAGACAAAAGCTGTTGTGTGAGCCAGCTGGCAAAAAACTTTATCACCACGCCGACAATAATATTAATTAAATCAGCCAAAATCATTTTTTACTCCTTTCATTTACGGATGAAAACACATTTATAAAATAACTCCTCACCTTGGAGTTAAAAAATACCTTACTAACAAAATTATATAAACTCAATAATTGTTCGCAAATTATATATCACCTCTCTCTTAAAATGCAAATAACAAATTTTTACAAAATTAATTTAAAATAAAAATTTATTATTTTACACATAATATTTAATATTTTTAGTGCATTCCTAAATTTCTATATAGCTGCCTTTACATATGATATTTTGTTATAGTAGGTTAAATTAAAGTATATTTTTTAATTAAATATCGTTTAATTATGAATTAGCAGAACATATTAGTAAATTTTTGCTTTTATATTTATATTAATCGCATTATAGCACGCTTATTGAATGAAACTTATAAATTGATACACATAAAATAACCTTAGAATCAAAGTGTAATCAAAACCTTTAATATTCTTAAAGAAAGGGTCAAAGAATGAGAAGCATAAAAGTAAAAATAACTATTTTTTTCTTATTCCTATTTTTATCTCTCTGTGAAATATGTTTGGCAGATGCTCCATCGAAAACAATACAATATGAACCCATAAAATTTTTACCCGACAATCCGCCTCTTTACTTTTCAAATACAAACTTTAAAGACCCTTATTGGGAAATAGATTTCTCTAAAACGGACATCGCTGTCTTTAACCATCCATCTTTATCTTTGTTTGGTTCACCAAAAAAATTCATACTACATCTGTGGTCAAGTTCTTCTGGAAGCGAATTAAACTTTATTTTTGCTTCACATTTTCAGTTTTTCCAAAAAAGCATAGGTCCTCTACGTTTTGGCGAACAGATAATAGAATTCAATGCTCCCCCTGAGGGATGGAATTTTCACTCTGGTGAGAACGACGGCAGGGTACGTCTACCCCTAAGATTCTTAAGTTTAGAAATAAGAAAATCAGCATGCCCAAGCGATATATTACATCTACAAATATTAGATTTCAAATGTGAGACAGAAATTACGCCTAATCAAGAATGTGTTCTTATTCCCAAAAATGAGGAGAACAACAAAGACAGCATTTTCTCTTCATGCACTTTTATAAATCTTCTACCTCAAAATGTTTGTGGCAAATTAACTGTCCATTTAACAGATTGGGAACAAAATATTATCTCCTCATATTCGCAAGACCTAACATTACCCCCGAATGCTCAACCTATAAATATAAAAATACCAGCACACATTCCCATCGAAAAAAATGTCATCGAAATAAACTGGATTTTTGAAAGAAACGATTTGCAAAGTTTCAATGTGAATACAACATACTGCAGAAACCTCGATTATCCAATTAATAGAAAAATAGCCCCAGATTCCCCATGGGGCATGGGATTATATTTACTTCGTTACGGTTCTGACCAAAAAAGCCGTGAATTATCCGCAGAAATTGCTTCCAGAGCAGGCATCAAATGGACAAGAGAAGATTTTGTGTGGGCTCATATAGAACCTGAACCCGGAAAATTTCAATTTGATTATTATGACAATCTTGTAAATACAGCATTAAATTATGGCATTAGTGTGTATGGCATTCTTTGTTATTGGTCAAACTGGACAGAACCCTATACTCTCAAAGGGATTGAAGATTTCGTTCGCTATACTGAAGCTACAGTAGAGCATTTTAAGGACAGAGTTAAGTTTTGGGAAATTTATAATGAACCCAATATATTCTTCTGGCAGGGACCCAAAGAACTTTATCCAGAATTAGTAAAAAGGTGTTATGAAACCATCAAGAGAGTTGACCCTTCAGCACAGGTCCTTGCAATTTCTACATCAGGAATTGATTTCAATTTTATAGATTTCTGTATGAAAGCTGGTACTCCGTTTGATATTCTAACCATACATCCTTATCGAAGAGTTCTTGATGAAGAAAAATTTATATTCGAATTAAAAAGGGTGGCAAATCAAGTTCAAAACCGCCCTGTATGGATAACTGAAATGGGATGGAGTAGCCATCTATGGCAAAACGGTGTAACTGAACGAGAACAAGCATTACTCCTGGCACGTTCTTACCTATCAGCCATTGCTTCAGGTGCCGTTCAAAATATCAGCTGGTATGATTTCCGAAATGATGGTGATGACCCATTTTATTTTGAATCCAACTTCGGGATCATCAAAAATAACTTTGCACCCAAACCTGCATTACATGCATGTGCTAATATATGTAATTTACTGCCTGATAATAAAATAAACAATTGTGATAATCTTGGAAATAACATCATCGCATTTAAACAAGGTGAAACCATTGTCCTCTGGCCTACAAAAGAAGACACACACTTAACCGCCAGAATTATCTCCCCTCCTGTAAAAATTCAAAATCTCATGGGTGAAACAATGTCAGAATACAACAAAAAAGCAATTATAACATTAAATCTACGCAAGGGCTATCCAATATTCATACTCGGTGGCTCTGTAAAGTTCCTCAAACCTAAAAATTAGAGCTTCGCCTTTTTAAGTTCTTCAATCTCACTATCAATACTTTGAATAACTGGAAAACGAAATCCTGTTTTGGGGTCAAAATCAGGTTCAAGCACCTTTAATGAAACGGGATGCTGGTCACGTTTCCATTGATTTGCAACAAACCTCTTTGCAAAGTCTTCTGTCCATTTTTTCAATTGTCCCGATGTATATTCTGGAAATCTTATACATATAACCCGCCAACAGTCTACAAGCGAGAATCTCTGCTTTGCAAACAAATATATTAATTCATCTAAAACCCTATACGGCATAAGGTCACCCTCATCTGTCTGATTTGGGGCTAATTCTGCCGTCGGTGGAATCTTAAGAATTTTTTCTAATGACTTAATGCCTCTTGTCTCCGCAAGATACTCAAGTAGTGAAGATATAACCGTCTTTGGCACGTTTGCAATTGGAGAAAATCCTCCTTCGTTATCTCCACCCGTTGTGGTATATCCCACCGCCGACTCACTTAAATTAGATGTAACCAATAATAACCCATTCACATTATTAGCCCAATTAAGCATCATAGCACCACGAATACGCGCTTGAAGATTCTGTCGTGTTAACGGTTTGATATTCTTACCAGAACCTACAATTTCTTCCGCCTTTTTAAGGGCTATCTCCGCCTCCTCATGAATAGAAACCAACTTAAATGGCACTTCTAATTCCTTAGCTAACGCTTCTGCGGATTCCCTTGTTGCTGTGCTACTATATTCTTTATGTGGCAAATAAATACACGCAACCTTCTCTCTATACTTCTCTGGATGTTTACCTTCATTTAAATTCTTTCCCGCCTCAACAGCAAGAAGCAAACATAATGCACTATCTCTACCCCCTGAAAGAGCGACCAAAAACGTTTCAAATATGCCTACCTTCTCATAATAATCCCGCAATCCTAATGATAACGCCTTATACAATTGCTCAAAATAATTATTACTTATTGATTTGTCATCCTCTTCTGCTTTTTCTATAACATAAAAACTTTTCGGCAATTCCTTAACCCATTCTTTTAAAGGAGACGGTTTATATTGAGATAATCCTACAATAACCTTCTTTGACTCCCCTTGCTTCTCATATTGAAGGGATTCCATTTTCCATGTTGAATTCTCTTTACGAACTCGTGTAACTTCATCCAAATCTATAACAGTTGATGTTAAAACCCATCTCCGATTCGATAAAATAGCCCCCTCGACCACATGCCCCTCAGGAGTAGCAATTATACCTCCCCCATCAAAAACAAGACGGCTATTATCACAGCCTAACAAATTAGAATAAATATATATCACTTTTAGTCGCATTGCATTTGCAAGTATTAACTGCTTCCTCAATTGGTTCTTCAGCGGATTAAAAGGAGATGCACTCAAATTACAAATAATTTCCGCACCATGAATAGCACGATCCACAGACGGAGAATATGATGACCATACATCTTCACAAATTTCAGCAGAAACTTTTCCAAAAGGTAATTCAAAAATTAAATCCCCAGCAGGCAAATCATAAATTTCTGTAATTCCTGAATCCCACGAAGACCAATACCTCGCCTCATAAAATACTTGATATGTCGGCAAATATTTCTTCAGCACAAATCCATGTATCAAACCATCACATAAAAAAGCACCTGCATTAAATAAATGCGATTCCTTCTTCACAGGCAAACCCACGAAAACACCTATCCCTCTGGTATGCTCTGCAACCCTTTTTAGCTCATCCCAACTCCGTACTACAATTTCATCCCAGAATAAACGGTCTTCCAAACTATACCCGCTTACCGCCAACTCCGGCGTAACAAGCAAATGAACACCTTCCTTTTTAGCAGTTTCGATAACTTCACATAACGTATCCGCATTCCTCTTAAAATCACCAACTTTAACCGATACAGAAGCGGTTGCAACACGAATTAATCTCATATCCGGTCTCCTATTGTAAAACAACACCTGCTTCAGGATTTTGCCACAAGTGATTCTTTAATTCACCTAATTGTTTAGAAAGAAGAACTCGATATACTTCGGGATTCCGAAGTCGTTTATATTCCTCAGGGAGTGCTTGCATTTGCTTTCTAACTCTCTCCCTAATAACATGAACAGAATCCAGCGGTATAATAATCTCGCCGTCTCGGAATACCTCCTTCAATAACGGTTCAGCATAATATATTCCTTCTATCTTCTGTCCAATATGTGGAAAAAGTCTTGACCGTGCATCTACTGTTCCACCCTTCGGATAATCTTCTCCTTCCAAATACATAACATCGCCTAGTAAATACCCATCCTCATTATAATACCTAACAGGAACTTTTCTTCCAGGGTCTGTACTTTTTTCAATATTCCCTGTTATTTTTATCCGAGACTCCCATGCTCCTTCC
This is a stretch of genomic DNA from Candidatus Hydrogenedens sp.. It encodes these proteins:
- the nadE gene encoding NAD(+) synthase, which encodes MRLIRVATASVSVKVGDFKRNADTLCEVIETAKKEGVHLLVTPELAVSGYSLEDRLFWDEIVVRSWDELKRVAEHTRGIGVFVGLPVKKESHLFNAGAFLCDGLIHGFVLKKYLPTYQVFYEARYWSSWDSGITEIYDLPAGDLIFELPFGKVSAEICEDVWSSYSPSVDRAIHGAEIICNLSASPFNPLKNQLRKQLILANAMRLKVIYIYSNLLGCDNSRLVFDGGGIIATPEGHVVEGAILSNRRWVLTSTVIDLDEVTRVRKENSTWKMESLQYEKQGESKKVIVGLSQYKPSPLKEWVKELPKSFYVIEKAEEDDKSISNNYFEQLYKALSLGLRDYYEKVGIFETFLVALSGGRDSALCLLLAVEAGKNLNEGKHPEKYREKVACIYLPHKEYSSTATRESAEALAKELEVPFKLVSIHEEAEIALKKAEEIVGSGKNIKPLTRQNLQARIRGAMMLNWANNVNGLLLVTSNLSESAVGYTTTGGDNEGGFSPIANVPKTVISSLLEYLAETRGIKSLEKILKIPPTAELAPNQTDEGDLMPYRVLDELIYLFAKQRFSLVDCWRVICIRFPEYTSGQLKKWTEDFAKRFVANQWKRDQHPVSLKVLEPDFDPKTGFRFPVIQSIDSEIEELKKAKL
- a CDS encoding family 1 glycosylhydrolase is translated as MRSIKVKITIFFLFLFLSLCEICLADAPSKTIQYEPIKFLPDNPPLYFSNTNFKDPYWEIDFSKTDIAVFNHPSLSLFGSPKKFILHLWSSSSGSELNFIFASHFQFFQKSIGPLRFGEQIIEFNAPPEGWNFHSGENDGRVRLPLRFLSLEIRKSACPSDILHLQILDFKCETEITPNQECVLIPKNEENNKDSIFSSCTFINLLPQNVCGKLTVHLTDWEQNIISSYSQDLTLPPNAQPINIKIPAHIPIEKNVIEINWIFERNDLQSFNVNTTYCRNLDYPINRKIAPDSPWGMGLYLLRYGSDQKSRELSAEIASRAGIKWTREDFVWAHIEPEPGKFQFDYYDNLVNTALNYGISVYGILCYWSNWTEPYTLKGIEDFVRYTEATVEHFKDRVKFWEIYNEPNIFFWQGPKELYPELVKRCYETIKRVDPSAQVLAISTSGIDFNFIDFCMKAGTPFDILTIHPYRRVLDEEKFIFELKRVANQVQNRPVWITEMGWSSHLWQNGVTEREQALLLARSYLSAIASGAVQNISWYDFRNDGDDPFYFESNFGIIKNNFAPKPALHACANICNLLPDNKINNCDNLGNNIIAFKQGETIVLWPTKEDTHLTARIISPPVKIQNLMGETMSEYNKKAIITLNLRKGYPIFILGGSVKFLKPKN
- a CDS encoding cellulase family glycosylhydrolase yields the protein MNRRTFLKSISVCFPTFLIGTRNLLFAERSGDVEKKDLLVSNKSISGQWGKYHGFNLLNYFMVHGMTPFKEEEFLAIHKLGFNFVRLPMDYRCWTEENSPYNIKEEVLQGIDKAIEFGKNYGIHVCLNFHRAPGWTVAKPEEKLNLWEEEEALNLCAYHWRIFAERYKDIPSNELSFNLFNEPGNVSAEKHKKVVGKLIEEIRKVNETRPIHCDGRLWGAFPPVELADFGIVANLHMYQPFTITHYKASWAGQWDGVPVPDYPYKEGEIVWDKDRLREKIIKPWKSLEEKGIPIFVGEFGAYNKTPHKAVLKWMEDCLSLFHEAGWGWSLWNFIGPFGPVDSGREDVQYEDWEGHKLDRQMLNLLQIIYGNKKKVK